GCCCTGCGCGCGGTGTCGAGGCGGTCGGACAGGTCGGCGATGGTCCGTTCGAGGCTCTCCGCGATGGCCGCGAAGTGCTGCTCGTCGTCGGCGATCAGCGTCGGGTCGGCCTTGGCGAGCAGGGAGTCGGGAAGGTCGAACACGCTGGCGGTCCGGGAATTCAATTCAGCATTCCAATCCGATGTCGCTGGCAGCCCTCGGGCGAAGCAGGGCGGTCTCGGCCTTGACCAGCGATTCTGCGGCATGACCCGGGTCTTGCCACAAGCCCCCCGGTATGCTATATGTTTGAAATGGAAGGGAGTGGGTTCCTCCCCCCTTTCAACCCTCTTTATCGCCCGCCATGGATGCCTCGCCGTGGATGCACAGCCTCCTCGCGGCCCCGGCTCGCCCGATCGACGGAACTCGCCCTAGTACGCCGGAGGCAGCCCGAACGGGTAGGCCAGCGTCGGCGCGGTGGCGTGCTGTGCCGCACAGTGCACGCTCCGGGGGCCCGGTCCGGTGAACGGCGGGACGTAACCGGTCAACGTGGCCAGTCCGGCCGCGACGGTGGCGGCGCCGGACTCGATGTCGAACTCGACCAGGGCCCGGGTGAACGGGTTCCGGGCGTTGGCCAGCCGTACGGCGTTCCGCCAGGCCTGCTCGCGCCAGGCGACGATCACGTCGAGCACCGTGCTGTTCGGGATCCCGGTGTCGAAGCCGTACGGGTCGAACCGGGTCAACAGCTCGGCCAGCAGCGGGTCCATCACCTCGGCCAGAATCTCGTTGACCTTGTCGTGGTCCGGTTTCCGGCTGCTGCCGTCGGGCGCGGTCAGTCCGACCCGTTCGAGGACGTACGGCAGGTCCCGGTTGATGTGCGCGTTCATCCCGAGCATCAGGTCACCGGCGCCGGTCAGTCGACGGGACCGGGCCGCGTCCAGGGCGGCCAACCAGGCCAGCGGCACCGAGGAGCGGCGACCAGCGGCCCAGTCGTCGTACGCCCGGTAGTAGTACTCGGCGAACAGCGCCCCCTCGCGGTTCACCCAGTGGTTGTCGGCGAAGAAACCTTCCTGGTCCCGCCCCCACTTGAAGCCCTGAGTGGTCCGTAGGTACGCCAGCGCGAAGGTGCTGTGGTGGTCGCAGGACCGTCCCAGCGACGCGAACCGCTCGCGGAGTTGCGCGATGGTGCCGTCCACGCACTCGTTCCCGCCGTGCGGGCAGGTGTCGGGGACGACGGCAGCGGTCGCCACCCCATCCGAGTTCGGCCGGGCGAGCGCCGGTGGCGCGAGTGCCAACGCCCCGATGACGCCCAGCACGGCGGCCAGTAGCGCGCGTATTCGGGCCAGTCTTCCCATATCCGCCCCCAGAGATGATGATCGACGTCAATGTCGAACATCATCCCCAACTTGAGTGACGAGTCAGGAATATCGGTCCGATAGCCGACTTGACCAGCTATGACAGCCAGTTCGGTTGCTACCCTGTCGATCCTCACCGCCGACCCAGCGAGGGCGTGTCGTCCACCGGGCTCAAGCGCCGGCCCGCCCCGACCAGTCAGCGGCGCAGCGGACCGGCCGGCGGTGACGGTCAGCGGTTTCCGCGTACCGCCACCTCGGCCAGGCCGGCCCGGGCGTACGGCAACTCGGGCAGGTCGGTGAAGGTGACCCGGACGTGCCGGCCGAGCCCCGTGAACAGCGCCTGTTGGGTGGCGGCGGTCAGGTCGTTGGCGGTGCGGTCCAGCACCCGTACCCAGTTCTGGCCGTCCGTGGAGGTCTCCACGACGTAGCCGTACCCGAACTCGGTGCCGTGCGGGTCCCCGGCCGGTACGTCGGCACACTGGCCGGCCGACCGTCCGCCGACGGTGTTCGGCTCGCCGCCGCGTACCGGTGCCGGCTGGTTGGCGGCGCAGGCCAGCACCCCGCCGACGGCGTTGTCGGAGACGACGACCGGGGCGCTGCCGGTCCGGTTGCCGACCAGGCTGACCGGTCCGGTCAACTGGTTGCCGGTGAGGACCAGCCGGCCGGTGCCGCCGACGAGCGACACCGCGCCGCCGATCCGGGACCCGGTCACCTGCACCGCCCTGGCCCCCAGCGCGGACAGCGGCCCGCCGACGGTCGCGTCGGTGGCGGCCAGCGCCGCGCCCGGCAGCACCGTGACCGGCCCGGTCACGGTCGCGCGGTCCAGGCAGGTCACCCCGGCGAGTACGGTCAGCGGCCCGGCGTGCCGGCCGGTGACGGTCCGGGTGCAGGCGTTCCGGAGGTCGGTGGCCGGGAAGGTCAGCTCGATCCCGGTCAGCGTGTACCAGCGGCCCAGGTCGACCTGCCAGCTCTGCCCGGCGCCATCCGTGGCGGCCCGCCAGGCGGTGGCCGGGTCACCGTCGACGGCGAGCCCACCGGGCTGGCCGGCCAGCGCGCTGGTCGTACCCGTCGGGCGGCCGGTGGAGAGCGTGACCGGGCTGTCCCCGGCGGTGTAGCGGGTGTAGTTGTACAGCCGCTTGGCCTGCGGAAGCGGGTGCCCGGTCACCTTGGCCGCCAGGTCGCAGGGGCCGTTGCTCTTGATCGTCAGGGACCGGCCCTGGATGTACTCGACGACCTCCTCCCGGTCGTCCCCGCAGAAGTCGGCGTGCCAGAGCCGGGCGGTCGAGTCGAGGGTGCTGATCACGTCACCGGCACCGTTCATGATGGTGGTCGGTTCGCCGCAGCCCCGGTTCCACACCATGATCAGGTCGCTGTAGTCGCCGGTCCAGTTGTGGATCGGCTCCGGGATCGAGCCCCAGCAGCCGCGCGTCTCCCGGGCCTCCCGCCAGACGTGCTGACCGTTGACGTCGAGCAGGAAGAGCCCGTCGTAGCCGTTCGCGGTCCGGTCGATCCGGTCCAGGCCGAGGGACTCCAGGCCCGGCCGCTCGGGCAGGTAGTCGCCGGTCATGATGTTCTGGGTCTCGACGATGTCGCTGTTGCGCCAGATCTCCGCCCCGGTACGCCCGTCGTGCGCCACCGCGGCGTCGCCGCCGAGCATCAACTCCAGCTCGTCGTTGCCGGTGATGTCGGCCATCCACATGGTGTCGGCGTGCCCGTCGCCCTGGTGCCGCCAGAGCAGCTCGCCGTCCGGGCTCAGCATGTCGTAGCCGATCATGATTTCCTGGCGCCCGTCGCCGGTGAAGTCGTACGGCCACGGGTAGTGGCCGGTGTTGCCCACGTGGGTCCAGAGCACGGTGCCCTGGTTGTCCAGCGCCCAGGCCGTGTCGTAACGATCCTTCAGGACGATCTCCCGGGCGGTGTTCCCGCCGCTCAGGTTGGCGAAGATGATCGCGTCGTGGGCCAGCCGGTCCGGCAGGGCGAAGTCCCGGACGAGTTGACCCGTCCGGCCGTCGAAGATCATGAAACGTCCCTCGACAGCGGTGTTCCCGCCCGGGTGCATGACCGCGACGACCTCGTTGTCTCCGTCGCCGTCGACGTCGTGCACCTGCGCCGGGATGTCGCTGCCGTTGTTGCGCCCCCGGGG
The nucleotide sequence above comes from Plantactinospora soyae. Encoded proteins:
- a CDS encoding DUF5995 family protein, whose protein sequence is MGRLARIRALLAAVLGVIGALALAPPALARPNSDGVATAAVVPDTCPHGGNECVDGTIAQLRERFASLGRSCDHHSTFALAYLRTTQGFKWGRDQEGFFADNHWVNREGALFAEYYYRAYDDWAAGRRSSVPLAWLAALDAARSRRLTGAGDLMLGMNAHINRDLPYVLERVGLTAPDGSSRKPDHDKVNEILAEVMDPLLAELLTRFDPYGFDTGIPNSTVLDVIVAWREQAWRNAVRLANARNPFTRALVEFDIESGAATVAAGLATLTGYVPPFTGPGPRSVHCAAQHATAPTLAYPFGLPPAY
- a CDS encoding discoidin domain-containing protein, which codes for MSRKPSTRHRRALGAGAAFVALVALVSVAGPAGPAGARERAAGHGVGEFGPQGGTVAAAGATDRAAAQIEPTVVTSFDTSAAGGGARPLLGDVTGDGRLDVVMMQPHYTADDRYEGALVAALTAYDLDGTRLWQAGTVDPRGRNNGSDIPAQVHDVDGDGDNEVVAVMHPGGNTAVEGRFMIFDGRTGQLVRDFALPDRLAHDAIIFANLSGGNTAREIVLKDRYDTAWALDNQGTVLWTHVGNTGHYPWPYDFTGDGRQEIMIGYDMLSPDGELLWRHQGDGHADTMWMADITGNDELELMLGGDAAVAHDGRTGAEIWRNSDIVETQNIMTGDYLPERPGLESLGLDRIDRTANGYDGLFLLDVNGQHVWREARETRGCWGSIPEPIHNWTGDYSDLIMVWNRGCGEPTTIMNGAGDVISTLDSTARLWHADFCGDDREEVVEYIQGRSLTIKSNGPCDLAAKVTGHPLPQAKRLYNYTRYTAGDSPVTLSTGRPTGTTSALAGQPGGLAVDGDPATAWRAATDGAGQSWQVDLGRWYTLTGIELTFPATDLRNACTRTVTGRHAGPLTVLAGVTCLDRATVTGPVTVLPGAALAATDATVGGPLSALGARAVQVTGSRIGGAVSLVGGTGRLVLTGNQLTGPVSLVGNRTGSAPVVVSDNAVGGVLACAANQPAPVRGGEPNTVGGRSAGQCADVPAGDPHGTEFGYGYVVETSTDGQNWVRVLDRTANDLTAATQQALFTGLGRHVRVTFTDLPELPYARAGLAEVAVRGNR